One Ahaetulla prasina isolate Xishuangbanna chromosome 1, ASM2864084v1, whole genome shotgun sequence DNA window includes the following coding sequences:
- the NDUFA11 gene encoding NADH dehydrogenase [ubiquinone] 1 alpha subcomplex subunit 11: MNGYGEILDGTDCFRKTWLAGRLGALTGLIGSTYHVILYSPETYLEGLTRVAKSTVTMATLGAVFGATSCISADLRDAPDDPLNYFIGGCASGMIIGAKTKNFLIGTSSCLGLGALGAFVKFSRQRGWTFLYYPQK, encoded by the exons ATGAACGGCTACGGGGAGATTCTGGACGGCACCGACTGTTTCCGTAAGACCTGGCTTGCGGGGCGCCTCGGGGCCCTTACCG GTCTCATCGGTTCAACTTACCATGTAATTCTGTACTCACCAGAAACATACCTAGAAGGACTTACGAGAGTAGCCAAATCTACTGTCACTATGG CCACTCTAGGGGCAGTTTTTGGGGCAACATCTTGCATCAGTGCTGACCTTCGAGATGCTCCAGACGACCCACTGAACTACTTTATTGGAGGATGTGCATCGGGGATGATAATAGGAGCCAAAA CTAAGAATTTTCTTATCGGCACTTCATCTTGCCTTGGTCTTGGTGCGTTGGGAGCTTTTGTCAAGTTTAGCAGACAGAGAGGCTGGACATTTTTGTACTATCCTCAAAAATAA